The Coregonus clupeaformis isolate EN_2021a chromosome 6, ASM2061545v1, whole genome shotgun sequence genome has a segment encoding these proteins:
- the LOC121567338 gene encoding layilin isoform X2: MDFIKLLGTVLAVFCHPGFTKLELNGQRICRRGTERPCYRINYFQDSRRRATFDDARQACRTDGGELLSIETDNEQRLVERFIQQLQATDGDFWIGLHRSPRHRVTTIGCPSQYYWLDGSKARFRNWHWDEPSCGNEMCVVLYHQPSAPPDEGGHFMFKWNDDNCNTKNNFVCKYSEEKLPVFTVAWNSIYTVAPIISLMPNLPSATVSDEKTKIGLSESSDNALFVTYILFATIPIILLLLVATGVFCYKRAVKRRKSQTDSYPEQEQWGTMSTAACNIQVPYAYQDITKFQPANLQSMAPETIKKMSFCASSSFDSQCDDYENVSNKETVTDSGFVTNDIYEACQDQGRHYLNETGWVENEIYE; encoded by the exons GCGTGGAACAGAGCGACCCTGCTACAGGATCAACTACTTCCAGGACTCACGGCGGAGGGCGACCTTCGATGATGCCAGGCAGGCCTGCAGGACAGATGGGGGAGAGCTCCTCAGTATCGAGACTGACAATGAGCAGCGCCTGGTGGAGAGGTTCATCCAACAGTTGCAGGCCACTGATGGGGACTTCTGGATCGGGCTGCACAGAAGCCCACGCCACCGGGTGACTACCATAGGCTGCCCTTCGCAGTACTACTGGCTGGATGGCAGCAAGGCCAGATTCAG AAACTGGCATTGGGACGAGCCATCATGTGGCAACGAGATGTGTGTGGTGCTGTATCACCAGCCTTCTGCCCCCCCTGACGAAGGGGGGCACTTCATGTTCAAGTGGAACGATGACAACTGCAACACCAAGAACAATTTTGTCTGCAAGTACTCCGAAG AAAAGTTGCCAGTGTTTACTGTGGCGTGGAATTCAATATACACAG TTGCCCCAATTATATCTCTAATGCCAAACCTACCATCAGCTACAGTGAGTGATGAGAAGACAAAAATAGGACTGTCTGAATCATCAG ATAATGCCCTATTTGTCACCTACATTCTATTTGCCACTATCCCTATTATACTGCTGCTGCTTGTGGCTACAGGAGTCTTCTGCTATAAACGGGCCGTCAAAAG GAGAAAGTCTCAAACAGACAGCTACCCTGAGCAAGAGCAATGGGGTACAATGTCCACAGCGGCCTGCAACATCCAAGTACCCTATGCCTACCAGGACATCACCAAGTTTCAACCAGCCAATCTGCAGAGCATGGCACCTGAAACAATCAAGAAGATGTCCTTCTGTGCCTCCTCCTCTTTTGATTCCCAGTGTGATGATTATGAGAATGTTTCAAACAAGGAGACAGTGACAGATAGTGGCTTTGTGACCAATGACATCTATGAGGCCTGCCAAGACCAGGGTCGGCACTATCTCAACGAGACTGGATGGGTGGAGAATGAGATCTATGAGTAA
- the LOC121567338 gene encoding layilin isoform X3, protein MDFIKLLGTVLAVFCHPGFTKLELNGQRICRRGTERPCYRINYFQDSRRRATFDDARQACRTDGGELLSIETDNEQRLVERFIQQLQATDGDFWIGLHRSPRHRVTTIGCPSQYYWLDGSKARFRNWHWDEPSCGNEMCVVLYHQPSAPPDEGGHFMFKWNDDNCNTKNNFVCKYSEEKLPVFTVAWNSIYTVAPIISLMPNLPSATVSDEKTKIGLSESSGVFCYKRAVKRRKSQTDSYPEQEQWGTMSTAACNIQVPYAYQDITKFQPANLQSMAPETIKKMSFCASSSFDSQCDDYENVSNKETVTDSGFVTNDIYEACQDQGRHYLNETGWVENEIYE, encoded by the exons GCGTGGAACAGAGCGACCCTGCTACAGGATCAACTACTTCCAGGACTCACGGCGGAGGGCGACCTTCGATGATGCCAGGCAGGCCTGCAGGACAGATGGGGGAGAGCTCCTCAGTATCGAGACTGACAATGAGCAGCGCCTGGTGGAGAGGTTCATCCAACAGTTGCAGGCCACTGATGGGGACTTCTGGATCGGGCTGCACAGAAGCCCACGCCACCGGGTGACTACCATAGGCTGCCCTTCGCAGTACTACTGGCTGGATGGCAGCAAGGCCAGATTCAG AAACTGGCATTGGGACGAGCCATCATGTGGCAACGAGATGTGTGTGGTGCTGTATCACCAGCCTTCTGCCCCCCCTGACGAAGGGGGGCACTTCATGTTCAAGTGGAACGATGACAACTGCAACACCAAGAACAATTTTGTCTGCAAGTACTCCGAAG AAAAGTTGCCAGTGTTTACTGTGGCGTGGAATTCAATATACACAG TTGCCCCAATTATATCTCTAATGCCAAACCTACCATCAGCTACAGTGAGTGATGAGAAGACAAAAATAGGACTGTCTGAATCATCAG GAGTCTTCTGCTATAAACGGGCCGTCAAAAG GAGAAAGTCTCAAACAGACAGCTACCCTGAGCAAGAGCAATGGGGTACAATGTCCACAGCGGCCTGCAACATCCAAGTACCCTATGCCTACCAGGACATCACCAAGTTTCAACCAGCCAATCTGCAGAGCATGGCACCTGAAACAATCAAGAAGATGTCCTTCTGTGCCTCCTCCTCTTTTGATTCCCAGTGTGATGATTATGAGAATGTTTCAAACAAGGAGACAGTGACAGATAGTGGCTTTGTGACCAATGACATCTATGAGGCCTGCCAAGACCAGGGTCGGCACTATCTCAACGAGACTGGATGGGTGGAGAATGAGATCTATGAGTAA
- the LOC121567338 gene encoding layilin isoform X1 translates to MDFIKLLGTVLAVFCHPGFTKLELNGQRICRRGTERPCYRINYFQDSRRRATFDDARQACRTDGGELLSIETDNEQRLVERFIQQLQATDGDFWIGLHRSPRHRVTTIGCPSQYYWLDGSKARFRNWHWDEPSCGNEMCVVLYHQPSAPPDEGGHFMFKWNDDNCNTKNNFVCKYSEEKLPVFTVAWNSIYTVAPIISLMPNLPSATVSDEKTKIGLSESSVSLSDNALFVTYILFATIPIILLLLVATGVFCYKRAVKRRKSQTDSYPEQEQWGTMSTAACNIQVPYAYQDITKFQPANLQSMAPETIKKMSFCASSSFDSQCDDYENVSNKETVTDSGFVTNDIYEACQDQGRHYLNETGWVENEIYE, encoded by the exons GCGTGGAACAGAGCGACCCTGCTACAGGATCAACTACTTCCAGGACTCACGGCGGAGGGCGACCTTCGATGATGCCAGGCAGGCCTGCAGGACAGATGGGGGAGAGCTCCTCAGTATCGAGACTGACAATGAGCAGCGCCTGGTGGAGAGGTTCATCCAACAGTTGCAGGCCACTGATGGGGACTTCTGGATCGGGCTGCACAGAAGCCCACGCCACCGGGTGACTACCATAGGCTGCCCTTCGCAGTACTACTGGCTGGATGGCAGCAAGGCCAGATTCAG AAACTGGCATTGGGACGAGCCATCATGTGGCAACGAGATGTGTGTGGTGCTGTATCACCAGCCTTCTGCCCCCCCTGACGAAGGGGGGCACTTCATGTTCAAGTGGAACGATGACAACTGCAACACCAAGAACAATTTTGTCTGCAAGTACTCCGAAG AAAAGTTGCCAGTGTTTACTGTGGCGTGGAATTCAATATACACAG TTGCCCCAATTATATCTCTAATGCCAAACCTACCATCAGCTACAGTGAGTGATGAGAAGACAAAAATAGGACTGTCTGAATCATCAG TATCTCTTTCAGATAATGCCCTATTTGTCACCTACATTCTATTTGCCACTATCCCTATTATACTGCTGCTGCTTGTGGCTACAGGAGTCTTCTGCTATAAACGGGCCGTCAAAAG GAGAAAGTCTCAAACAGACAGCTACCCTGAGCAAGAGCAATGGGGTACAATGTCCACAGCGGCCTGCAACATCCAAGTACCCTATGCCTACCAGGACATCACCAAGTTTCAACCAGCCAATCTGCAGAGCATGGCACCTGAAACAATCAAGAAGATGTCCTTCTGTGCCTCCTCCTCTTTTGATTCCCAGTGTGATGATTATGAGAATGTTTCAAACAAGGAGACAGTGACAGATAGTGGCTTTGTGACCAATGACATCTATGAGGCCTGCCAAGACCAGGGTCGGCACTATCTCAACGAGACTGGATGGGTGGAGAATGAGATCTATGAGTAA